A stretch of the Prochlorococcus marinus str. MIT 0918 genome encodes the following:
- a CDS encoding adenine phosphoribosyltransferase: protein MLNSILKETIKNYNNFPKNGILFRDISPILMRPNLYKELIEKMSLSPILESADAIISIDARGFLLGSGISLITSKPHILARKPGKLPGELITKSYDLEYGENTLSIQKESINKFTSFAIVDDLLATGGTILCVSKILSSQKKRISGACVAIELSSLKARNKFNFPIYSEVLL, encoded by the coding sequence ATGCTAAATTCAATACTTAAAGAAACGATAAAAAACTATAATAATTTTCCTAAGAATGGAATTCTTTTTAGAGATATATCTCCAATTCTTATGAGACCTAATCTCTACAAGGAGTTAATAGAGAAGATGTCTTTATCTCCTATCCTAGAATCAGCCGATGCTATTATTTCTATAGATGCAAGGGGATTTCTGCTTGGTTCAGGCATTTCTCTAATAACGTCTAAGCCACATATTCTTGCAAGAAAGCCAGGAAAATTACCAGGTGAATTAATTACTAAATCATATGATTTAGAATATGGAGAAAATACTCTCTCTATTCAAAAGGAATCAATTAATAAATTTACTTCTTTTGCTATTGTTGATGATTTATTAGCCACTGGGGGTACTATTTTATGTGTATCAAAAATATTATCCTCACAAAAAAAGAGAATTTCTGGTGCTTGTGTAGCTATTGAACTAAGTTCACTTAAAGCAAGAAATAAGTTTAATTTCCCTATTTATTCAGAAGTTTTACTATAA